Proteins encoded by one window of Salvia splendens isolate huo1 chromosome 5, SspV2, whole genome shotgun sequence:
- the LOC121802659 gene encoding E3 ubiquitin-protein ligase ATL41-like → MSMDDDDDLFNRPNNSDLNSKIMLTAIVSLSVVVLLVTVLHIYARCVLRRQARRQASLRRLGFIASFPGTFRPPDPQITGVDPSVIASLPKFLFKSASSAAVECPVCISALEDGEIARILPNCKHTFHADCIDRWLGSNSTCPVCRTEAEPRLVAEPREGLAAAPSAPPVEGTSDAKIGGGSSSRLSSFRRILSRERSSRRIQSQSCGQEDGLPDLERQ, encoded by the coding sequence ATGTCAATGGACGACGACGATGACTTGTTCAATCGCCCAAACAACAGCGATCTCAACAGCAAGATCATGCTCACCGCCATCGTCTCTCTCTCCGTCGTTGTCCTCCTCGTCACAGTCCTCCACATCTACGCCCGCTGCGTCCTCCGCCGCCAAGCCCGCCGCCAGGCCTCCCTCCGCCGCCTCGGCTTCATCGCCTCCTTCCCCGGCACCTTCCGACCCCCCGACCCCCAAATCACCGGCGTCGACCCCTCCGTCATCGCCTCCCTCCCCAAATTCCTCTTCAAatccgcctcctccgccgccgtcgAGTGCCCCGTCTGCATCAGCGCGCTCGAGGACGGCGAGATCGCTCGGATTTTGCCGAATTGCAAGCACACCTTTCATGCAGATTGCATCGATCGGTGGCTCGGATCCAATTCCACGTGTCCGGTGTGCCGGACGGAGGCGGAGCCGCGCCTTGTGGCGGAGCCGAGGGAGGGATTGGCCGCGGCGCCGAGTGCTCCGCCTGTGGAGGGGACGTCGGACGCGAAGATCGGCGGCGGATCGAGCTCGAGATTGAGCTCGTTCCGGCGGATTCTGAGTAGAGAGAGATCTTCTAGAAGAATCCAGAGTCAGTCGTGCGGGCAGGAAGACGGGCTGCCCGATCTCGAGAGACAGTGA
- the LOC121805898 gene encoding uncharacterized protein HI_0077-like, with the protein MLLPVKSTAMLSAAIHTLIFRRKPPRYHQCFCSLATIDYPPLHHQPQWSGLHNWRRSPLNRDRHWGPNGPILHNNEIEHASSSPDFTSCSSLAEMAAVVLSTPDPLAKAKLSHAAYSKWRREGFPIGVSDAPSKPARPAKPQLVSPKDIPSPKSSGLPLNAYMLHNLAHVELNAIDLAWDTVVRFSPYIELLGEGFFADFAHVADDESRHFTWCSQRLAELGFSYGDMPAHGVLWAECEKSSDNVAARLACIPLVQEARGLDAGPRLVNKLTGFGDQRTSSIVARIADEEVAHVAVGVYWFVSICQKLGRSPGSAFADILKEYNVEIRGPFNHSAREVAGIPREWYDPSPAANNENKLSEVYERLACIISMEQENSSLGKPTK; encoded by the exons ATGCTGCTGCCGGTGAAATCGACGGCGATGCTCTCCGCAGCCATACACACACTCATCTTCCGCCGCAAACCGCCGAGATACCACCAATGCTTCTGCTCCCTCGCGACCATCGACTATCCCCCGCTCCACCACCAGCCGCAGTGGTCCGGCCTTCACAACTGGCGGAGAAGCCCGCTCAACCGCGACCGCCATTGGGGCCCGAACGGACCCATTCTCCACAATAATGAAATTGAACATGCGTCATCATCTCCTGACTTCACCTCTTGCTCTTCTCTGGCGGAAATGGCCGCCGTCGTTCTCTCCACCCCAGACCCCCTCGCAAAAGCTAAGCTTTCTCACGCTGCCTACTCCAAATGGCGACGCGAGGGTTTTCCAATTGGAGTCTCAGATGCCCCTTCTAAGCCTGCTCGCCCAGCTAAACCTCAATTG GTTTCCCCAAAAGACATTCCCTCGCCAAAGAGTTCGGGTCTACCTCTCAATGCCTACATGCTTCATAACCTCGCTCATGTTGAGCTAAATGCTATTGATCTTGCATGGGATACTGTTGTTCGGTTCTCACCATACATTGAGCTTCTTGGTGAAGGTTTCTTCGCAGACTTTGCTCATGTAGCTGATGATGAGAGCCGGCATTTCACTTGGTGTTCGCAAAGGCTTGCAGAGCTTGGATTTAG CTATGGCGACATGCCAGCTCATGGTGTTTTGTGGGCTGAATGTGAGAAATCATCGGATAATGTTGCAGCTAGGCTTGCATGCATCCCATTGGTTCAG GAAGCCAGAGGGCTAGATGCTGGACCACGACTTGTCAATAAACTGACCGGCTTCGGGGATCAACGAACCTCGAGCATTGTTGCAAGGATAGCCGATGAAGAAGTTGCTCACGTTGCTGTTGGTGTGTACTGGTTCGTCTCCATTTGCCAGAAACTTGGCCGCTCCCCCGGCTCTGCTTTCGCAG ATATTCTGAAAGAGTATAATGTAGAGATAAGAGGTCCATTCAATCATTCAGCTCGAGAAGTAGCTGGTATTCCTCGTGAATG GTATGATCCTTCTCCTGCAGCAAACAACGAAAACAAGCTTTCTGAG GTATATGAAAGGCTTGCTTGCATCATCTCCATGGAGCAAGAAAATTCAAGTTTGGGAAAGCCAACCAAATGA
- the LOC121805899 gene encoding embryonic protein DC-8-like codes for MASDQARREHMKDERKVEVERDRVPKMATHFESLVDKAKDEHQPHHGGETTIHIEAVPVRVAGITVESGGAKREAGKQQPSLEEVSRMRGQAQQNSMEAIRSAEERYEKAKIGGGAAQHTAAERGQQGRSQMAEKGRQAADRATEVKDTAVQKGQQAQGYIAEKATQAKDTAAQRGGEARDYTAEKAAGAKNTVLEKGQQAKDYAAQKAVEAKDVVSSKGQSASQIAAEKAKAAKDTTVDTTLTAAKYAGQKAAAVKDTTVDTAKSAAQYAAEKAAAAKDTTVDTARTATQYTGEKAAAAKDTAKTAAQYAAEKAAAAKDTTVDTAKSTAQYAAERAAAAKDTTMDTTKSAAQYAAEKAAAAKDTTVDTTKSAAEYIGEKAVAAKDVTVESGKGAAGYAGKAAAGVKDQAVVAGWEAARFTLEKTAVATETVANVTSKVAGYTGDVVVSAKDKVAGAGQAVVGYAGEKLAAVKDTVVATEESAAEYAARKEEEAKRDIELKRSSPQTEEGGETFSSEGFYRPSEKIKEQWGGEEGKQRGGGRGEQWGGEKGEQPAGEYGQGERWESWGGGREGGDWQQERGGEQEERDTFGGEGGQKQGASGGGIMRAIGETLVEIGQTTKDLVSGQHPLLGKDEDEKETYKGTGKDI; via the exons ATGGCGTCGGATCAGGCGAGGAGAGAGCATATGAAGGATGAACGAAAAGTTGAGGTGGAGAGAGATCGTGTTCCGAAAATGGCAACTCATTTCGAATCCCTGGTTGATAAGGCTAAAGACGAGCATCAGCCTCATCACGGTGGGGAGACCACGATTCATATCGAGGCGGTTCCGGTGAGAGTGGCTGGGATCACGGTGGAGAGTGGCGGAGCGAAAAGAGAAGCAGGGAAGCAGCAGCCGTCGTTGGAGGAAGTTTCTAGAATGAGGGGGCAAGCGCAGCAGAACTCGATGGAGGCGATCCGGTCGGCCGAGGAGCGCTATGAGAAGGCGAAGATAGGCGGCGGCGCAGCTCAACATACTGCGGCGGAGAGAGGTCAGCAGGGGAGAAGTCAGATGGCGGAGAAAGGGCGACAAGCGGCTGACAGGGCGACGGAGGTGAAGGACACGGCGGTGCAGAAAGGCCAACAGGCTCAAGGCTACATTGCGGAGAAGGCCACTCAAGCGAAGGATACGGCCGCGCAGAGAGGTGGAGAGGCTCGTGATTACACCGCGGAGAAGGCGGCTGGGGCGAAGAATACGGTGCTGGAGAAAGGCCAACAGGCTAAGGATTACGCGGCGCAGAAGGCGGTGGAGGCTAAGGATGTGGTTTCTAGTAAAGGCCAATCCGCTTCTCAAATCGCCGCTGAGAAGGCTAAGGCAGCCAAGGACACGACGGTGGATACCACATTGACCGCGGCCAAATACGCCGGCCAGAAAGCAGCGGCGGTGAAGGATACGACGGTTGACACAGCGAAGAGCGCTGCACAATACGCTGCTGAGAAGGCCGCGGCGGCCAAGGACACGACGGTTGATACAGCAAGGACTGCTACACAATACACCGGTGAGAAGGCCGCAGCAGCGAAGGATACAGCAAAGACTGCTGCACAATACGCCGCTGAGAAGGCGGCGGCAGCCAAGGATACAACGGTCGACACAGCGAAGAGCACTGCACAGTACGCTGCTGAAAGAGCAGCGGCAGCCAAGGATACGACGATGGATACAACCAAGAGCGCTGCACAATACGCTGCTGAAAAAGCAGCAGCAGCCAAGGATACAACAGTTGATACAACCAAGAGTGCTGCAGAGTACATTGGAGAAAAAGCGGTTGCTGCGAAGGATGTAACGGTTGAAAGCGGCAAAGGAGCAGCGGGGTATGCGGGGAAGGCAGCTGCAGGGGTGAAGGATCAGGCGGTGGTGGCGGGCTGGGAGGCGGCGCGTTTCACCCTTGAGAAGACGGCAGTGGCGACTGAGACTGTGGCCAATGTGACTTCGAAGGTGGCGGGGTACACGGGAGATGTGGTGGTGTCGGCGAAGGATAAGGTTGCTGGAGCAGGGCAGGCGGTAGTAGGGTATGCAGGGGAGAAGCTTGCAGCTGTGAAGGATACGGTGGTGGCAACTGAGGAGAGCGCGGCGGAGTATGCTGCAAGGAAGGAGGAGGAGGCTAAGAGGGATATTGAATTGAAGAGATCGTCACCGCAAACG GAAGAAGGGGGAGAAACATTCAGCAGCGAGGGATTCTACCGCCCATCCGAAAAGATCAAGGAGCAGtggggaggagaagaaggcAAACAAAGGGGAGGAGGGCGGGGCGAACAATGGGGAGGGGAGAAGGGCGAGCAGCCAGCTGGGGAGTATGGGCAGGGCGAGCGCTGGGAGTCGTggggaggaggaagagagggcGGAGACTGGCAGCAGGAAAGGGGAGGCGAGCAGGAAGAGCGTGACACCTTCGGAGGAGAAGGCGGACAAAAGCAAGGAGCAAGCGGAGGGGGCATCATGCGGGCGATTGGCGAGACTCTAGTCGAGATAGGGCAGACGACGAAGGATCTTGTATCAGGGCAGCATCCTCTGCTTGGGAAAGACGAAGACGAGAAAGAGACGTACAAAGGCACTGGCAAAGACATATAG